CTTCTCGGTCCGCAGGACTGCACCCACCCACCCGGTGGTGACCTCCTCGACGACGAGCCCGGGCTCAGCCGGGACAGGTCGGGAGACGGGGCGTGCGCTGCGCGTGCGGGACCCGGCGGACAGGACGTCGTGGGAGTAGCGTTCATGGCTCACGCGAGGAAGGCTAGCCGCACACCGGGGAGAGTGACCTGTGCGACACGTGGGCAGACGACCGCGGGCACGTCGTAGAATTAGCACTCAGGTTCGGTGAGTGCTACCAGGGTCGGTGCGTGCGACCGGCACAGAGACGGCACGAGGAGTGGAGGCAGGATGGCGGCTGGCGACGACCGCAGGCTCGACGTGCTCCGCGCGATCGTGGAGGACTACGTCCAGACGCGCGAGCCTGTCGGTTCCAAGGTGCTCGCTGAGCGCCATGCCCTCGGCGTCTCCTCCGCGACGATCCGCAACGACATGGCGGTGCTCGAGGAGGGCGGCTACATCGCGCAGCCCCACACGTCGGCCGGGCGCGTGCCCACCGACAAGGGCTACCGGATGTTCGTCGACAGGCTCTCCTCCGTCAAGGCGTTCTCCAGCGCGGAGAAGAGCGCGATCGAGACGTTCCTCGCCGGTGCGGTCGACCTCGACGACGTCGTCACGCGGGCCGGGCGGCTCCTCGCCCAGCTCACCGGCCAGGTCGCCGTCGTCCAGTACCCGTCGTTGCGACGTTCGGGGCTGCGTCACCTCGAGCTCGTCGTGCTCGGCGAGCGCAGGCTCCTCGTCGTCCTCATCACCGACACCGGCCGCGTCGAGCAGCGCACCCTCGAGCTGACCGAGCCTCCCGACGAGACCTTCCTCGTCGACCTCCGGACACGGCTCAACGTCGCCGCGGCCGGCCGCCGGCTCAAAGAGCTCCGGGCCGCTCTCACCACGCTCGCGGAGACCTACCACCCGGTCGATCGTGATCTTGTCGAGCGGATCGCGGACGTCATCACCGAGACGCTCTCCCAGGAGAGCGAAGAACGCATCGTGCTCGCCGGTACGGCGAACCTCGCCCAGGCGGGCATGCGGTTCGAGCACGCGCTGCGTCCTGTCCTCGAAGCGCTCGAAGAGCAGGTCGTCCTCCTCAACCTCCTCACGGAGATGGCGGAGGACTCCGCCGGCGTCAACGTGCGCATCGGTCGAGAGACGCAGCTCGCCGGGCTCTTCGAGACGTCCGTCGTCACGACCGGGTACGGCTCGGACGGTGACGCGGTCGCAACCATCGGCTCGATCGGCCCCACCCGGATGGACTACCCCGGCACCATCGCCGCCGTGCGAGCAGTCGCCCGCTATCTCTCGAGGATCCTCGGTTCGTGATCCTTCTCGTCAGACCCCGAGCAACCCCCACCAGAACGGCAGAGAGCATTCAGTGACTGATTACTACGAGATCCTCGGCGTCAGCCGGGACGCCAGCCACGACCAGATCAAGAAGGCGTACCGCAAGCTCGCGCGCGAGCTGCACCCGGACGTCGCCGGTCCAGAGGCCGAGGACAAGTTCAAGGACGTGTCCCGGGCCTATGAGGTGTTGTCCAACGCGGACAAGCGTCGCTCGTACGACATGGGCAGCGACCCGTCGGCTCCCGGCGGTGGCATGGGAGGCGGGTTCGGCTTCCAGGACATCTTCGAGACGTTCTTCGGCGGCGGGCAGGCCCAGCGCGGACCCATCCCACGCTCCCGCCGTGGCCAGGATGCCCTCATCCGGCTGGACCTCGACCTCGCGGAGACCGCGTTCGGCGTGCGCCGCGAGATCCCGGTCGAGACCGCGGTCGTCTGCGGCACCTGCTCCGGCTCGTGCTGCAGCCCCGGGACCTCGCCGCGGGTGTGCGACGTGTGCCACGGCCGCGGGACGGTCCAGCGGGTCGCACGCTCGTTCCTCGGCCAGGTCATGACGACCGCACCGTGCGCCGCGTGCCAGGGATTCGGGACGACGATCCCCGAGCCGTGCGCCGAGTGCGCCGGCGAGGGCCGCATCCGCAGCCGCCGGACGGTCGCCGTCGAGGTTCCCGCCGGCGTCGAGACGGGAACCCGGATCAAGCTGACGTCCCAGGGGGAGGTCGGCCCCGCAGGCGGGCCTGCCGGTGACCTCTACTTCGAGATCCGCGAGCGCAAGCACGAGACCTTCCTGCGCCGTGGTGACGATCTGCACTGCACGCTGGAGGTTCCGATGACGGCGGCCGTCCTCGGCACGGTCGTCGAGCTGCAGACGCTCGACGGGCCCGAGAAGCTCGACCTGCGCCCGGGGACGCAGCCCAGCCAGGTCATCACGCTCAAGGGCCTGGGGATCGGTCACCTGCACTCGACCGGCCGTGGCGACCTCAACGTCCATGTCGAGGTGCAGATCCCGAGCGGGTTGTCCGACGAGCAGGCGGAGCTGGTGCGCCAGCTGGCCGCGCTGCGCGGGGAAGAGCACGTCGACGGACAGATGTCGGCTGCGCACCCGGGTGTGTTCTCGCGGCTGCGTGACAAGTTCGCGGGTCGGTAGTGAGCGCGCCCGTCTTCCTCGCCGAGCCCGGCGCGCTGTCGTCGTGCGAGCCAGGGAGCACGTTCGTGCTCGACGGGGACGAGGGTCGGCACGCGGGTGTCGTCCAGCGGCGTGGCCCGGGGGAGCGGATCGACGTCGTCGACGGTGCGGGCGTGCGGCTGCGCTGTGTGATCGCGTCGGTGCAGTCGTCGACGCTGGACCTCGTGGTCGAGGACGTGGTCCACGAGCCCGCCGACGGTGTCGAGATCGTGCTCGTCCAGGCGCTCGCCAAGGGCGACCGTGACGAGATGGCCGTCGAGGCCGCGACCGAGGTAGGCGTGGACGCGATCCTGCCGTGGCAGGCGGAACGCTCCGTGGTCGTGTGGCGCGGCGACCGGGCGGCGAAGTCGCGTGCGCGGTGGGTCGGGGTGGTGCGCGCTGCGACGAAGCAGGCTCGTCGGGCCGTCATGCCGCGTGTCGGGCTCGTGGTGGACGCTGCGGGCCTCGTCACGGCCGTCGAGCGCGTCCGGGCGGGCGGCGGAACGACGCTGGTCTTGCACGAGGAGGCCACCCGACCGCTGGCGGAGGTCGAGCTCCCTGCGACCCGTGCCGTGGCTGCGTCGGGCGAGATGCGGGCTGCCCCGGACGTGCACGACGGGGACGGACCTGACGAGCGGGTCCGAGAGGTGATGCTCGTCGTGGGGCCCGAGGGCGGGATCAGCGACCGCGAGCTCGCGCGGCTCGTCGATGCCGGCGCGGTGCCGGTGCGGCTCGGCCCGCACGTCTTGCGCACGTCGACCGCGGGACCTGTCGCGGCTGCTCTCGTCGCACAGCGGCTCGGGCGCTGGCGCTGACGACGCGGTGCAGACGCGCTAGCCTCGGAAGATGACCACGGACCACGACACCGAGACGATGCCCGCCGACGCAGACTGCCTGTTCTGCAAGATCGTGGCGGGCGACGTCCCAGCCGACGTCGTCGCGTCGAACGATCGCGTCATCGCGTTCCGGGACATCAACCCGCAGGCTCCGATGCACGTGCTCGTCGTGCCGCGTGAGCACTACGGTGACATCGCCCAGCTGGCCGCTGGCGCGCCCGACCTGCTCGCGGACGTCGTCGCGCTCGCTGACGAGGTCGCCAGCGAGCAGGCAGACGGCCAGTTCCGGCTGATCTTCAACTCAGGACCGCACGCCGGGCAGAGCGTGTTCCACGTCCACGGGCACGTCCTCGGTGGCGCTCACCTCGGGTGGTCGCCCGCCTGACCACGCCCGCTCCGCGTGCGGCCCGCAGCGGTGCGAAAGATAGACTGCACCGATCGAGGACGACACGTCCGGACGAGCACGGACCACGGGAACGAGCACACCGCCACATGGCAGCAGACGACACGAGCGCGGGAGCGCCACACACCCACGTCGAGCACCGGATCGTCGTTCCGGTCGGTGTCTCCGTCTCCGCGCTCCTCGGCCCGGTCGACTCGGTGCTCCGCGCCATCGAGGCGGGGTTCCCCACCATCGACGTCCGGGTCCGCGAGAACGAGATCGCACTGCGCGGCCCTGCCGCTGACCTCGCGCTCGCGTCCCGTCTGGTCGACGAGCTCATCGACGTCGCCGCGGCAGGGACGCCGCTGACCGCCGACGTGGTGGCGCGCTCGATCACGATGCTCACCGAGCAGTCGGCGACGCGACCCACCGACGTGTTCACGCTGAGCATCCTGTCCAGCCGCGGCCGGACGATCCGCCCGAAGACGGCAGGCCAGAAGCACTACGTCGACGCGATCGACGCGAACACCGTGACCTTCGGGATCGGGCCGGCAGGCACAGGAAAGACGTACCTGGCGATGGCCAAGGCCGTGCAGGCGCTCCAGGCACGGCAGGTCAGCCGCATCGTCTTGACGCGGCCTGCCGTCGAGGCTGGCGAGCGGCTCGGGTTCCTTCCCGGGTCGCTGTCGGACAAGATCGATCCGTACCTGCGCCCGTTGTACGACGCGCTCCACGACATGCTCGAGCCCGCGTCGATCCCCAAGCTCATCGAGGCAGGCACGATCGAGGTCGCGCCCCTGGCGTACATGCGTGGCCGGACGCTCGACGACGCCTTCATCATCCTCGACGAAGCACAGAACACCACGGCCGAGCAGATGAAGATGTTCCTCACCCGGCTGGGTTTCTCCTCGAAGATGGTCATCACCGGGGACGTCACCCAGATCGACCTCCCCGGCGGGACGCCGTCCGGGCTGCGGATCGTCGAGGACGTCCTCACCGGTGTCGACGACGTCGAGTTCTGCCCCCTGAGCTCCGGTGACGTGGTCCGTCACCGTCTGGTCGGCGAGATCATCGACGCCTACGCACGCTGGGACGTCAGCGGAGCGACCGCTCCGTCCGCACACCGCGGTCCTCGCGACCGGGCACACGAGAAGGGCCACCGCAGGTGAGCATCGAAGTCAACAACGAGTCCGGCTACGAGGTCGACGAGGCGGAGTTCGCCGCGCTCGGACGGTTCGTGCTCGAGGAGATGCACGTCCACCCCCTCACCGAGCTGTCCATCCTCTTCGTCGACACCGAGGTGATGACCGAGCTCCACGTGCAGTGGATGGACGAGCCAGGCCCCACCGACGTCCTCTCGTTCCCGATGGACGAGCTGCGCCCCGGGCGCGAGGGCGACGTGACCCCGGCCGGTCTGCTCGGGGACGTCGTCGTGTGCCCCGAGATCGCCGCTCAGCAGGCGACCGTGGCGGGTCACTCGACGGTCGAGGAGATGCTCCTGCTCACGACGCACGGGATCCTTCACCTCCTCGGGTACGACCACGCGGAACCGGAGGAGGAGAAGGAGATGTTCGGGCTCCAGCGCACGCTGCTCCTCACCTTCCTCGCCAGCCGTCGGTCGTCGTGACGTGAACACGCTCAGCGGTGCCCCGATCGGGTGGCTCCTCGTGTTCGCTCTCGTCGGGATCTCGCTCGCGGCGCTGCTCAGCGCGGGGGAGGCTGCCGTCGTCCGCGTGACGCGCACGGCGGTCGGTGAGATCGTCGACACCCGGAGCGAGATCGCCGACCGGATCCAGCGTCTCGTCGTGAGCCCCGGACACACTGCGGCCTCGGCCGCGTTTGTCCGGGTGTTCGCGGAGATGCTCGCGACAGCCTGCATCACCGTGTGCGTCGCGGCGCTCGTCGACCCGTGGTGGCTCGTCCTGCTCATCTCGGTCGTCGTCGGCGCGCTCGTCGCGCTCGTCCTCGTGCGGATCAGCCCGAGGACCATCGGGCGACGTCGCCCGGCGCAGACCCTCGTCTTCCTCAGCTCGCTGCTCGACGTCGTGCTGAGGATCACCGGTCCGATCACGCAGTACACGGGAGCCAGCCGGTCGCCGACCGACGCCATGGACGAGCACGAGCTCCGGGACATGGTCGACCGCGTGAGCGACGCCCGAGCCATCGAGGACGACGAGCGGACGATGCTGCGGTCCGTGTTCGAGCTCCGCACCACGCTCACACGCGAGGTGATGGTGCCCCGCACCGACATGGTGACCTCGATGGCCGCCACGCCGCTGCCCAAGGCGCTCGCCCTCTTCCTGCGCTCGGGCTTCTCCCGCGTCCCGGTCGTCGGGGAGTCCGTCGACGAGCTGCTCGGCGTCGCCTACTTCAAGGACGTCGTCCGGGTCCTCAACCACTCCCAGGACGCTGAGACCAGGACGCTCGGCGAGGTCATGCGCTCCCCGCTCTTCGTCCCGGAGTCGAAGGCGGTCGACGACCTCCTGCGGGAGATGCAGAGCGCGTCGTCGCACATCGCGCTCGTCGTCGACGAGTACGGCGGCATCGCCGGGCTCGTGACGATCGAGGACGCGCTCGAGGAGATCGTCGGGGAGCTCACCGACGAGCACGACTCCGTCGCCCCGGAGATCGAGGAGATCGAACCCGGAACCTTCCGTGTGCCGGCGCGGCTGGCGCTCGACGAGCTGGGCGAGCTGTTCGACCTCGACGTGAACGACGACGAGGTCGACACGGCCGGCGGTCTGCTCGCGAAGGCGCTGGGCAAGGTGCCGCTCACCGGGTCCACCGCAGACGCCAACGGGCTGCACCTCGTCGCTGAACGGGTCGAGGGCCGTCGCAAGCAGCTCTCGAGCATCCTCGTGTGCCGCAGCGACCCGGCAGAGCGCCCCACGAACCATGGACGACGAGCCTTCGACGAGAACCGCACGAGCGATGATCGCCGCACACCCACCGATCAGCAGGAGATGGAACGATGACCCCCAGCACACCCACAGGCCAGTCCGGGGGCACGGCACCGCACAGGTCCGGGTTCGCGTGCATGGTCGGCCGTCCGAACGCCGGCAAGTCCACCTTGACGAACGCACTTGTCGGCCAGAAGGTCGCGATCACGTCCGGGCGCCCGCAGACGACCCGGCACACGATCCGTGGGATCGTCCACCGGGAGGACGCTCAGCTCATCCTCGTCGACACACCGGGTCTGCACCGTCCGCGCACGCTGCTCGGCGAGCGCCTCAACGACCTCGTCCGCGAGACGCTCACGCAGGTCGACGTCATCGCCTTCTGCCTCCCGGCGGACCAGAAGGTCGGGCCCGGCGACAGATATATCGCGAAAGAGCTGTCCCAGCTCATGACCGGGCGTCACCCCACACCGGTGGTCGCTGTCGTGACGAAAGCAGACCTCGTCTCGCGCGAGGAGCTCGGTGTCCACCTGCTCGCGATCGACGGTCTCGGCGAGTGGGCTGACATCGTTCCGGTCTCAGCCGTGGACGGGTACCAGGTGCAGACCCTCGCGGACGTCCTCGTCAAGCACCTTCCCGAGGGCGGGGACCTCTACCCCGACGGCGAGCTCACCGACGAGCCCGCGAGCGTCATGGTCGCCGAGCTCGTCCGCGAGGCGGCCCTCGAGGGCGTGCGCGACGAGCTCCCGCACTCTCTCGCGGTCGTCGTCGACGAGATCACGCCGCGCGAAGGTGGTAGCGGCCCCAACCCGCTCCTGGACGTCCGCGTGAACCTCTTCGTCGAGCGCGACAGCCAGAAGGCGATCATCATCGGTCGTGGTGGCGCACGCCTGCGTCACGTCGGGACGGAAGCCCGCAAGGGGATCGAGGCGCTGCTCGGCAACCGCGTGTACCTCGACCTCCACGTCAAGGTCGCCAAGGACTGGCAGCGCGACCCCAAGCAGCTCGGCCGGATGGGCTTCTGAAGCGTGGTCAACGCGTGAGCGCGCGTGCGGTGAACTGACGACGGCCGACACGGACGCTGCCGTCAGCAGGCACATGGACCCGTGCTCCGGCAGCGACGTCCAGAGGCTCGCCGTGAGCCGTGAGGACGCTCGTCCCGTTGGTCGAGCCGCGGTCGGTCACCCAGAAGCCGCCGTCGTCGATCCCGAACTCGAGATGAGTCTTCGAGACCGAGCGCAGGTCGTCGTCCACGACGAGCAGGTCGTCGTGCCGCTCGCCTGCGGCAGACCGTGGCCGGCGGCCGACGAGTCCCGAGCCGTGCACGGTGAACGACTGCCCGTTGTCGAACGACAGGAGGAAACCCTCCGCGGGAGCACGTCGCGGGGGAGCCGAGAGCGACTCGACCGCCGGGCCGGGCGCCGAGGCCTCGGGTGCGGCAGACCGCGGCGGAGCCCAGCTCGGGAGCGCTTGGGAGAACTGCGGGCTGTGGACCGGGGCGACGACGGGAACCGGCACCGTCGGTGGGGGCTCAGCGGCGGACCCAGGGGCGCCGGCCCCGAGGGCCGATGGCACCGACAGCGCAGCCGCACCAGGAGGTACCGGCTCGTCCGCGGGATGCTCTGTGCGCTGGGCGAGCGCACGTCGAGAGACGTCGATCATCGTCGTCTTGGCGAGAGAGTCGTGCCATCCCTGCTTGAGCGGCCCACGGTCCCAGGCTCCGGACGCCACCACGACCCACTGACCGACAGTCGCCACGAGGAACCCGGCCAGCACGACGAGGCCGCGGACCGCGCTCTGGGCGATCCCCGGAGCGAACGGGCCGTCTGCACGAACGGTCCGCACGCGCAGGAGAGCGTTGCCGACCGTGAGCCCTGACCGACCTTCCCAGACGCAGAGCCCCACGGGCACCTCGACGAGCGCGAGCCCCGCCAGAAGGAACGAGTCCGTCAGCAGGTAGACGCCGAGGGTCACGACAGCAGTCGTCGTGAGGTCGACGGCGAAGGCCGCGACCCGACGCCCGACGGGCGCGACAGTCATCGACGCCCCCTGCCCGGGAACGATGTGGCGGGTGGTGCTGGTGCCCCGCGGAACGCGAGGTGCTCGGGTCGTGCTGGTCATGTCCGTGCCTCAAGAGCTCTGGGGGTGGAGTGGTCTGGGCCGTGCGGCGGATCATCCGGAGACGGCGCTCCGCACCATCTCGACCACCCCGATCGT
This sequence is a window from Sanguibacter antarcticus. Protein-coding genes within it:
- a CDS encoding histidine triad nucleotide-binding protein; this translates as MTTDHDTETMPADADCLFCKIVAGDVPADVVASNDRVIAFRDINPQAPMHVLVVPREHYGDIAQLAAGAPDLLADVVALADEVASEQADGQFRLIFNSGPHAGQSVFHVHGHVLGGAHLGWSPA
- the hrcA gene encoding heat-inducible transcriptional repressor HrcA, with product MAAGDDRRLDVLRAIVEDYVQTREPVGSKVLAERHALGVSSATIRNDMAVLEEGGYIAQPHTSAGRVPTDKGYRMFVDRLSSVKAFSSAEKSAIETFLAGAVDLDDVVTRAGRLLAQLTGQVAVVQYPSLRRSGLRHLELVVLGERRLLVVLITDTGRVEQRTLELTEPPDETFLVDLRTRLNVAAAGRRLKELRAALTTLAETYHPVDRDLVERIADVITETLSQESEERIVLAGTANLAQAGMRFEHALRPVLEALEEQVVLLNLLTEMAEDSAGVNVRIGRETQLAGLFETSVVTTGYGSDGDAVATIGSIGPTRMDYPGTIAAVRAVARYLSRILGS
- a CDS encoding RDD family protein is translated as MTSTTRAPRVPRGTSTTRHIVPGQGASMTVAPVGRRVAAFAVDLTTTAVVTLGVYLLTDSFLLAGLALVEVPVGLCVWEGRSGLTVGNALLRVRTVRADGPFAPGIAQSAVRGLVVLAGFLVATVGQWVVVASGAWDRGPLKQGWHDSLAKTTMIDVSRRALAQRTEHPADEPVPPGAAALSVPSALGAGAPGSAAEPPPTVPVPVVAPVHSPQFSQALPSWAPPRSAAPEASAPGPAVESLSAPPRRAPAEGFLLSFDNGQSFTVHGSGLVGRRPRSAAGERHDDLLVVDDDLRSVSKTHLEFGIDDGGFWVTDRGSTNGTSVLTAHGEPLDVAAGARVHVPADGSVRVGRRQFTARALTR
- the era gene encoding GTPase Era codes for the protein MTPSTPTGQSGGTAPHRSGFACMVGRPNAGKSTLTNALVGQKVAITSGRPQTTRHTIRGIVHREDAQLILVDTPGLHRPRTLLGERLNDLVRETLTQVDVIAFCLPADQKVGPGDRYIAKELSQLMTGRHPTPVVAVVTKADLVSREELGVHLLAIDGLGEWADIVPVSAVDGYQVQTLADVLVKHLPEGGDLYPDGELTDEPASVMVAELVREAALEGVRDELPHSLAVVVDEITPREGGSGPNPLLDVRVNLFVERDSQKAIIIGRGGARLRHVGTEARKGIEALLGNRVYLDLHVKVAKDWQRDPKQLGRMGF
- a CDS encoding 16S rRNA (uracil(1498)-N(3))-methyltransferase, encoding MSAPVFLAEPGALSSCEPGSTFVLDGDEGRHAGVVQRRGPGERIDVVDGAGVRLRCVIASVQSSTLDLVVEDVVHEPADGVEIVLVQALAKGDRDEMAVEAATEVGVDAILPWQAERSVVVWRGDRAAKSRARWVGVVRAATKQARRAVMPRVGLVVDAAGLVTAVERVRAGGGTTLVLHEEATRPLAEVELPATRAVAASGEMRAAPDVHDGDGPDERVREVMLVVGPEGGISDRELARLVDAGAVPVRLGPHVLRTSTAGPVAAALVAQRLGRWR
- a CDS encoding PhoH family protein — protein: MAADDTSAGAPHTHVEHRIVVPVGVSVSALLGPVDSVLRAIEAGFPTIDVRVRENEIALRGPAADLALASRLVDELIDVAAAGTPLTADVVARSITMLTEQSATRPTDVFTLSILSSRGRTIRPKTAGQKHYVDAIDANTVTFGIGPAGTGKTYLAMAKAVQALQARQVSRIVLTRPAVEAGERLGFLPGSLSDKIDPYLRPLYDALHDMLEPASIPKLIEAGTIEVAPLAYMRGRTLDDAFIILDEAQNTTAEQMKMFLTRLGFSSKMVITGDVTQIDLPGGTPSGLRIVEDVLTGVDDVEFCPLSSGDVVRHRLVGEIIDAYARWDVSGATAPSAHRGPRDRAHEKGHRR
- a CDS encoding hemolysin family protein; its protein translation is MNTLSGAPIGWLLVFALVGISLAALLSAGEAAVVRVTRTAVGEIVDTRSEIADRIQRLVVSPGHTAASAAFVRVFAEMLATACITVCVAALVDPWWLVLLISVVVGALVALVLVRISPRTIGRRRPAQTLVFLSSLLDVVLRITGPITQYTGASRSPTDAMDEHELRDMVDRVSDARAIEDDERTMLRSVFELRTTLTREVMVPRTDMVTSMAATPLPKALALFLRSGFSRVPVVGESVDELLGVAYFKDVVRVLNHSQDAETRTLGEVMRSPLFVPESKAVDDLLREMQSASSHIALVVDEYGGIAGLVTIEDALEEIVGELTDEHDSVAPEIEEIEPGTFRVPARLALDELGELFDLDVNDDEVDTAGGLLAKALGKVPLTGSTADANGLHLVAERVEGRRKQLSSILVCRSDPAERPTNHGRRAFDENRTSDDRRTPTDQQEMER
- the dnaJ gene encoding molecular chaperone DnaJ, with translation MTDYYEILGVSRDASHDQIKKAYRKLARELHPDVAGPEAEDKFKDVSRAYEVLSNADKRRSYDMGSDPSAPGGGMGGGFGFQDIFETFFGGGQAQRGPIPRSRRGQDALIRLDLDLAETAFGVRREIPVETAVVCGTCSGSCCSPGTSPRVCDVCHGRGTVQRVARSFLGQVMTTAPCAACQGFGTTIPEPCAECAGEGRIRSRRTVAVEVPAGVETGTRIKLTSQGEVGPAGGPAGDLYFEIRERKHETFLRRGDDLHCTLEVPMTAAVLGTVVELQTLDGPEKLDLRPGTQPSQVITLKGLGIGHLHSTGRGDLNVHVEVQIPSGLSDEQAELVRQLAALRGEEHVDGQMSAAHPGVFSRLRDKFAGR
- the ybeY gene encoding rRNA maturation RNase YbeY, with the protein product MSIEVNNESGYEVDEAEFAALGRFVLEEMHVHPLTELSILFVDTEVMTELHVQWMDEPGPTDVLSFPMDELRPGREGDVTPAGLLGDVVVCPEIAAQQATVAGHSTVEEMLLLTTHGILHLLGYDHAEPEEEKEMFGLQRTLLLTFLASRRSS